The DNA region CGATCGTGGGGATGGGCGCCAGTCCCGGGATCAGCAATCTGCTGGCGGCGCTCGCGGCCGCCGAGCTCGACACCGTCCACGACGCGTATACCGCGTGGCCGGTGGATGTTCCGGGCGCGGGCGAAGACGAGTCTCTGCTCACCGACGGGCAGCCGACCGCCGCGGCCGTGCATTGGATGCAGCAGAGCAGCGGCACCATCTCGGCGGTCGCGGCGGGCCGGCTGGTCTCCCAGCGCCCCCTGCGCCCGGTCGAGCTCACCTTGCCCGGCGGCCGGCACGGCACCGCCTACACCGTCGGCCATCCCGAGCCGATCACCTTGCAGCGCAGCCTGAAACCGATCGGCGACGCCGCCAATCTGATGGTGGTGACGCCGACGACACTGGCCTATCTGGAAGTGCTGCGCCGCGATATCGACGCGGGCGCCCTCACCAACGAGGCCGCCGCACGGGAGCTGACACGCCCGACCTTGGGACGGATCGCCCGCTCGGTGCCGACGGCCCTGCGTACCCGCGGGCCCGGGAATCTGCCGCCGTTCTTCGCCGCCCTGTCGGGCCGGCGCGCGGGCCGCGACCATCGGGTGCTGGCGCACCTGGACCCGTCGATCGCCGGTGGCATCGATAAACTGTTCGGCGATATGGCGCGGGCGACCGGGATTCCCTTGGCACTGGGCATGTCCCAGGTCATCGACGGCCGCGCCCGCCGGCCGGGGGTGCATCCACCGGAGTCCGTCATCGACGCGCCGAGCTTCTTCACGGATCTGGGCCGCGAGTTCGGCGGCGGCTCACCGGTCGTCATCGAACAGGAACCGGTCGGGTAGCGCAGTGAGGAGTACACCGTGGACGATCTGATTCCGGCCACCGAGATTCCGACCCGGACGTTGGTGGAGAGCATGATCCGCGAGGACGCCACCATCGACGCCGGCGAGCTCTACGACGTCGCGGCCGCCCTCGGCATGACCGATCAGCAGGTGCGGTTGTGCATCAAAAGGGTCGTCGCCGAAGGGCTGTTCACGCACGAGGGCCGCGGCCGCAAGGCGGTCCTGCGCGCCACCGAGGACACCCGCGCGGCGCTCGCCCCCGAACTCGACTACCTGCGGTTGATGTACGCCCAGGATCGTCGGCAGGTGAGCTGGGACGGGACCTGGCATCTCGCGGCGTTCGCGGTGCCCGAAACCGACCGGACCGCACGGGATGCCATGCGGAACACCCTGGTCGAACTCGGCGGCGCACCCATCCAAGGCGGGCTGTACGTGTCGGCGCACCCGTGGGAGGAGCGAATCAGCGCGGCGGCAAGCGAATTCGGGATCGCCGGGAACCTCACCACGCTCCACACCGGCGATCTGGCCGTCGGAGGTTTCACCGAGGCACGAGAGCTCGCGGCGCACCTGTGGCCGCTGGACCGGCTCGCGGCCGGGCACGAACGCTTGCTCGGGATCGCCGAGCACGTGCGGTCGGCATTACCGGCGGCCGATGCGACGGAACGGATCACGCTCGCCATCACCCTGGTGGCCGAATTCGACCGCGCCCACGACCCGGACCCGCTGCTACCGCCCGAGCTGCTCCCCCAACCGTGGGCCGGCGCCGCCGCACGCGCGGTGGTCGCCGAATGCTGGGCGGCGCTGGACGCCACTCCCCTGCCGCCGATCCGACTGTTCCGCTGGTACGCGGAGGCGGTCGCCGAAATCACCACCGGGGATCAGACCGAACACCGTCTTCCTGCCACGCCGTGACCGTGGTCCGAAAGCCGGAAAATCCCTACGGTTTCCATACGCTCACTGGTGGCAGCATGTGCTGACGGGCTTACGCCCGATGAGGGACATCGCTGCTAGGGGGTAGGCCAGTGCTGGCAATCGCCGAGGTCGATCAGGCCTTGGCCCGGCTCGACGCCGACCGTGGGGAGATCGCCGCGAATCTCGCGGAGCTGGAACACCATCCGGGGGTGCGGTTCCTCGACGAGGTGCCGCCGACCGGCGTGAGCGCCGCCCGGTGGGCCGCGGCCCGGGCCCGGCTGGATCGGCTGTGGGCCGAGTTACGAATGTTCGAGGGTGTTGTCGCACAGGCGCACCGGATACGGGCGCGCCCTGGGGTGCCGGAGCTCACCGAATTGCTGCGATACCGCCGCGCCCACGAGCTGTTGCATTCCACGCCTTGCGATCTCGCGGCCGCCACCGGAGCGGTGACCGAGTATCAGCGGGCCATCACCGAGAAGACGGCATGACCATGACCCACTGTCTGCGGCCCGACTGCGGCGGCACGATCGACGACGGCTTCTGTGACGAGTGCGGGCTGGCCCCCGCGCCGCCGTCCGCCTCCGCCGGGCCGACGGCCCTCGTCGCGGCCGTCGCGACGTCCAACGGGCACGCGATGTCCGCCGCGCAGTCGATGACTGCCGCGGGTTCGTCGCGGTCGGGCCGCCAGAGCCGGCGCGGGTCGAGCCGCTCCTCCTCCCGCTCTACCCGCACCGCGCGGTCGAGCCGGGGTCGACTCGGCGCGGGTCTCGTGTCGATTCCCCAAGTCCCGTACCGGGATCCGTCGACAGCGGTGATGACCGACCCGCAGGTGCCCGAGAACGAGCGCTTCTGCAGCAACTGCGGCCAGCGGGTGGGGCGCGGGCGCGAGGGCGCGTCCGGCCGCACCGAGGGATTCTGCCGCCAGTGCGGCACCGCCTACTCCTTCACCCCGAAGCTGGCCGCGGGCGATCTGGTGGCCGGACAGTACGAGGTGCTGGGCTGCCTGGCCCACGGCGGTCTGGGCTGGATCTATCTGGCGCGGGACCGCAATGTCAGCGACCGCTGGGTGGTGCTCAAGGGCCTGCTCGACACCGGCGACGCCGACGCCATGGCGGCGGCCGTCGCCGAGCGGCAGTTCCTGGCATCGGTGGAACACCCCAATATCGTCAAGATCTTCAACTTCGTGAAGCACCCCGACCCGCGCACCGGGGAGCCGGTCGGCTACATCGTCATGGAATACGTGGGCGGTGCCTCACTGAAAGAGCTGCGCTCCCAGCGGGATTCGGCCGGGCGACTGCAGCCGCTGCCGCTGGACCAGGGGCTGGCCTACATTCTCGAGATCCTGCCCGCGCTGGGCTATCTGCACAGCATGGATCTGCTCTACTGCGATTTCAAACCCGACAACATGATCCAGACCGAGGAGCAGCTCAAGCTCATCGACCTGGGCGCGGTCCGCCATCGCGACGACGAGGAGAGCGCCGGATTCAAGACCGACGGCTACTGCGCACCGGAACTGGAAGACGAAGGCGCGTCGGTCGAATCGGATCTGTTCACCGTCGCGCGCACGCTGGCGGTGCTGACCTTCGGCTTCGACTATCGCGGGGCCTACCGGTACACGGTGCCGCCCGCGACCGAAGTGCCGCTGCTGGCGCAGTTCCCGTCGTTCCGGCGGCTGCTCGAGCGCGCCACCGCCACCGACCCCAGCGAGCGCTTCGGATCCGCCTCGGAAATGGCCGAGCAGGTCACCGGTGTGCTGCGCGAGGTGGTGGCCACCCAGGACGGACAGCCGCGACCGGCGTTGTCGACCGTATTCAGCGGCGAGCGTGCCGCCTTCGGCGCCAACCCCGAACAGTGGCCCGCCACCCCGGATCCGTCCGTGATCGCGGCGGCGCTGCCGGTGCCGATGGTGGACCCGGCCGATCCGGCCGCGGGCTTTCTCCCCCACCACCTCCATCGGCGATCCCCGGCAGCTGGTGACCGCGTTGGAGGCCGCGCCGGTGTCCTCGCCGGAGGTGACCCTCGCACTGGTCCGCGCCCGCATCGAGTGCGGGGACCTCGATGCGGCGCTCGCCGATCTCGACGCGCTGGAGGAGTCCGAGGACGCCGACTGGCGGATCACCTGGTACCGCGGGCTGGCCGCGCTGGCCGGCCATGATTTCGGCACCGCGCGAGTCCGTTTCGACGCCGTCTACGACATGTTGCCCGGTGAGGCCGCACCCAAGCTCGCGCTGGCCGCGGCCGCCGAGCGCGCGGGCGAACCCGGCCCGGCCGCCCAGCTGTACCTGCAGGTGTGGCGCACCGATCAGGGCTACCCCAGCGCCGCGTTCGGGGTGGCGCGCACGCGATTGCGGGAGCGCGACATCGACGGCGCGATCACCGCCGCCGACTCGGTGCCGGCCACTTCCAGCCATCACGGCGCCGCCCAGCTGGCCGCACTCCGCGCACAACTGGCCGGCGCGACCGGATCGGGAGCGCACGCCTACCTGGTGGCCGCGGGCCATCGGCTCGAGGCGCTGCCCCTCGATCCCGAACGCAAGGCCCGCCACGGCATCGCGGTCCTCGACGCCGCCCGCACCATCACGGTCGCGCAGCCGGCCGAACCGGGGGCGACGGTGCTGGGTTGCCGTTTCGTCGACCGCGAGCTGCGGCGCGCGCTCGAAGCCCGGTACCGGGAGCTGGCGCGCCTGTCCTCGGACAAGCTCGCGCGGCGGGATCTGGTGAACCGGGCCAATGCGATTCGACCGGTCAGTTGGGTGTGAGGGGTATGAGAGGGTCCATGACGGCCACCACGGAAGAGACCGCCGGCTGTCCGGCGTGCGGGGCGCGGGTTCTGGCCGCTGATCGCTTCTGCGAGGACTGCGGCGCGGGGCTTGGTACGCACGACACCGAATCCGTTGCGGCACAGTGTCTGTCGTGTGCGACCGGAACGCTGGACGCGAACGGCTGCTGCCGGGTGTGCGGCAGGCAACCGGCCGTCGCGGACCGGCGCAAACTCGACCTCGGCGCGCTCGCCGCGGTCACCGACCGCGGAAAACGGCACGCGCACAACGAGGACGCGACGGCACTGCGGGTACTGGACGCCACCCGGATCCTGGTGGTGTGCGACGGTGTGTCCAGCTCCGATCACGCCGCGACCGCGGCCGACCGCGCCGCCGCGACCGCGGCCGATCGGCTCACCACCGAGCTGAGCAGGGGCGTCGGATCGGAGGCCGCGACCATTCGGGCCATCGGCGCCGCCGCGGATGCCGTTGCGGCACTGGGTGAGAGCGGTGACCGCACGCCCTCCTGCACGATCGTCACCGCGGTGGTGACCCCGAGCGCGGTCACCGTCGGATCGATCGGCGACAGTCGCGCCTACTGGCTGAGCACCGACCCGGCCGCGCTCCCGCCCCGCCGCGTGAGCATCGACGATTCGGTCGCGGCCGGGCTGATGGAGCTGGGCGTCGACGAGACAACCGCGATGTCCATGCCGACGGCGCACACCCTCACCGCCTGGCTGGGCGCGGACGCGGACGCCGTGCGGCCGCACATCCTCACCTTCGCCCCGGACGGTCCCGGCGCGGTCCTGCTGTGCAGTGACGGCCTGTGGAACTACTTCCCCACCGCGGCCGCGCTGACCGAGCTCGCCTTCCCCGACGCCCGCGCCGCTCCGCTCGCCACGGCGCACCGACTGGCCGACCTGGCCCTGGCCGCCGGCGGCAGCGACAACATCACGGTGGCCGTCGCACCGTTTCCCTCACCTTCGAGGAGCCCCCGACCATGAACGCCCCCTTGGGTTTCCGGATCGACACCTTCCAGAACGAGTACCTGCCCGCGGACGCCACCCGCGTCGACGCGGTGGTCACGGTGACCGCCACGGGCGGCGGCGCGGCACCCGCGAGCGGCGGGGCCGCCGAGGTCATCATCGTCGACTGCTCGGGCAGCATGGATCACGCCCACGGCAAGCTGACCGCCGCCAAGAACGCCACCGCGGCAGCCATTTCCGCGGTCCGCGACGGCGTCGACTTCGCTGTCGTCGCGGGCACCGAGAAGGCCCGCATGGTGTATCCCACGACCCCGACGCTGATCACCGCGACCACCGCGAACAAGGCCGATGCCATTGCCGCCGTGGGGCAATTGCGGGCGGGCGGCGGCACCGCCATCGGCGCCTGGCTGCGGCTGGCCCGGCAGCTGTTCGGCAACCGCGGCGGGCTGCGGCACGCCATCCTGCTCACCGACGGCCGCGACGAACACGAGACCCCGCAGCAGCTCGACGCCGAAATCGCCGCCAGCACCGGGGTGCACGTCTGCGACTGCCGCGGCGTGGGCACCGACTGGCAGATCGCCGAACTGCGCAAGATCTCCACCGCCCTGCTCGGCACCTGCGATATCGTCGCCGACCCCGCGGACCTGGTGGCCGACTTCCAGGCCATGACCGCCACCGCCATGGGCAAGTCGG from Nocardia tengchongensis includes:
- a CDS encoding vWA domain-containing protein; protein product: MNAPLGFRIDTFQNEYLPADATRVDAVVTVTATGGGAAPASGGAAEVIIVDCSGSMDHAHGKLTAAKNATAAAISAVRDGVDFAVVAGTEKARMVYPTTPTLITATTANKADAIAAVGQLRAGGGTAIGAWLRLARQLFGNRGGLRHAILLTDGRDEHETPQQLDAEIAASTGVHVCDCRGVGTDWQIAELRKISTALLGTCDIVADPADLVADFQAMTATAMGKSVADVALRLWTPRGATVEFVKQVAPELLDLTGRRTETGTQTGEYPTGAWGGAESRDYHICIEVTPRASATSCSPGGSRWCVAAVIGPRCSVKA
- a CDS encoding saccharopine dehydrogenase family protein — translated: MKVLALGAAGAMGAAAVETATHLLGVEGIVIADRDGRAAETVARRFAAAPIPVTARPLDVTDAPALRDALSSVDLVLNTVGPYYRFGRTVLEAAIDTGTHYLDICDDWEPTLDMLGLDDAARAAGVCAIVGMGASPGISNLLAALAAAELDTVHDAYTAWPVDVPGAGEDESLLTDGQPTAAAVHWMQQSSGTISAVAAGRLVSQRPLRPVELTLPGGRHGTAYTVGHPEPITLQRSLKPIGDAANLMVVTPTTLAYLEVLRRDIDAGALTNEAAARELTRPTLGRIARSVPTALRTRGPGNLPPFFAALSGRRAGRDHRVLAHLDPSIAGGIDKLFGDMARATGIPLALGMSQVIDGRARRPGVHPPESVIDAPSFFTDLGREFGGGSPVVIEQEPVG
- a CDS encoding PaaX family transcriptional regulator C-terminal domain-containing protein — translated: MIREDATIDAGELYDVAAALGMTDQQVRLCIKRVVAEGLFTHEGRGRKAVLRATEDTRAALAPELDYLRLMYAQDRRQVSWDGTWHLAAFAVPETDRTARDAMRNTLVELGGAPIQGGLYVSAHPWEERISAAASEFGIAGNLTTLHTGDLAVGGFTEARELAAHLWPLDRLAAGHERLLGIAEHVRSALPAADATERITLAITLVAEFDRAHDPDPLLPPELLPQPWAGAAARAVVAECWAALDATPLPPIRLFRWYAEAVAEITTGDQTEHRLPATP
- a CDS encoding tetratricopeptide repeat protein, which encodes MTLALVRARIECGDLDAALADLDALEESEDADWRITWYRGLAALAGHDFGTARVRFDAVYDMLPGEAAPKLALAAAAERAGEPGPAAQLYLQVWRTDQGYPSAAFGVARTRLRERDIDGAITAADSVPATSSHHGAAQLAALRAQLAGATGSGAHAYLVAAGHRLEALPLDPERKARHGIAVLDAARTITVAQPAEPGATVLGCRFVDRELRRALEARYRELARLSSDKLARRDLVNRANAIRPVSWV
- a CDS encoding PP2C family serine/threonine-protein phosphatase, with the protein product MTATTEETAGCPACGARVLAADRFCEDCGAGLGTHDTESVAAQCLSCATGTLDANGCCRVCGRQPAVADRRKLDLGALAAVTDRGKRHAHNEDATALRVLDATRILVVCDGVSSSDHAATAADRAAATAADRLTTELSRGVGSEAATIRAIGAAADAVAALGESGDRTPSCTIVTAVVTPSAVTVGSIGDSRAYWLSTDPAALPPRRVSIDDSVAAGLMELGVDETTAMSMPTAHTLTAWLGADADAVRPHILTFAPDGPGAVLLCSDGLWNYFPTAAALTELAFPDARAAPLATAHRLADLALAAGGSDNITVAVAPFPSPSRSPRP